One genomic window of Bartonella sp. HY038 includes the following:
- a CDS encoding ABC transporter permease, which yields MASNPSNIMAGENTANGLASEIAQDVHRSSEQKQNKQKHRRPFLSPLNQRRWRNFKKNRRGYWSLWLFLFLCLCSFGAAFIANDRPIIASYKGELLFPAFVDYPDEKFGGTLAAAYFRDGYIQKEINEHGWAIWPPIHYSYDTPSEQTQALSPPFWMQSKDERCRFYDGGAANPECKFGNWNILGTDDQTRDIFARALYGFRVSVAFTVILTVFSTIIGVAAGAVQGYFGGWVDLIFQRFIEIWSSIPTLYLLIILSAFFAQGFWVLLAIMLLFQWVTLVGVVRAEFLRARNFEYVNAARALGVSNITIMIRHLLPNAMVATITFLPFLLTAGISALASLDFLGFGLPPGSPSLGELMLQAKNNINAPWIGITGFITLAVLLSLLAFIGEAARDAFDPRKTLQ from the coding sequence ATGGCGAGTAATCCTTCAAATATTATGGCGGGTGAAAATACCGCTAATGGTTTAGCAAGCGAAATTGCGCAGGACGTTCATCGTTCAAGCGAACAAAAACAAAATAAACAAAAACATCGCCGTCCGTTTTTGTCGCCATTAAACCAACGGCGTTGGCGTAATTTTAAGAAAAATCGTCGTGGTTATTGGTCTCTTTGGTTATTCTTATTTTTATGCCTTTGTTCGTTTGGGGCTGCCTTTATTGCCAATGATCGACCGATTATTGCGTCCTATAAGGGTGAATTGCTGTTTCCAGCCTTTGTTGATTACCCTGATGAAAAATTTGGCGGCACTTTGGCTGCTGCCTATTTTCGTGATGGCTATATTCAAAAAGAAATAAATGAGCATGGTTGGGCGATTTGGCCACCTATTCATTATTCTTATGATACACCAAGCGAGCAAACCCAAGCTTTATCTCCACCCTTTTGGATGCAAAGTAAGGATGAGCGTTGCAGATTTTATGATGGTGGTGCAGCAAATCCCGAATGTAAATTTGGCAATTGGAATATTCTAGGGACAGACGATCAAACGCGCGATATTTTTGCCCGCGCTCTTTATGGCTTCCGCGTATCGGTGGCCTTTACGGTTATTTTAACCGTATTCTCCACAATTATTGGCGTTGCGGCCGGTGCGGTGCAAGGTTATTTTGGTGGTTGGGTTGATCTTATTTTCCAGCGATTTATTGAGATTTGGTCGTCTATACCAACGCTTTATTTGCTGATTATTCTATCGGCATTTTTTGCACAGGGCTTTTGGGTATTGCTGGCGATTATGCTGCTGTTCCAATGGGTAACATTGGTTGGCGTGGTGCGGGCCGAATTTTTACGAGCGCGTAATTTTGAATATGTTAATGCCGCACGTGCGCTGGGTGTTTCCAATATCACTATTATGATCCGTCATTTATTGCCAAATGCAATGGTTGCCACCATTACCTTTTTACCATTTTTGTTAACTGCTGGCATTTCAGCCCTCGCTTCACTTGACTTCCTTGGCTTTGGTTTGCCGCCCGGCTCGCCCTCGCTTGGTGAATTAATGCTGCAGGCAAAAAACAATATTAATGCGCCGTGGATTGGTATAACCGGCTTTATTACTCTTGCCGTGCTTTTATCCTTGCTTGCCTTTATTGGTGAAGCGGCGCGTGATGCGTTTGACCCAAGAAAGACACTCCAATGA